In a single window of the Aridibaculum aurantiacum genome:
- a CDS encoding outer membrane beta-barrel family protein — protein sequence MHRLILIILLFSSFSFQASFAQVGTASISGKIVSGNEGVNGATIAVLKLKDSSVVKMAVGDKTGAFELEKLAPGEYLLRASAISYANYLSEAIVLQPNQKLVIAPIELAKVASGLEGVRVTATRPLVENKIDKLVVNVEAAISNAGSTALDVLERSPGVTVDRDGNISLKGKQGVIILIDGKQTYLSAADLGNLLKNMPANQLDQVEIMSQPSAKYDAAGNSGIINIKTKKNQVLGYNGNLSLSYTQGRLPKTNNSFAFNRREGRVNLFATGAVSYNRNFFNVDLLRNISSGPNTPITSVFDQHSYNERHNQANSLKVGIDFFANRKTTLGAAASFTFINAGGSGTSSTDIFNGSNQLKAVNKAVTDFDFGWNNYTGNVNFRHLLDTSGKELTADVDVISYRKTNPGTTDNFTYDANQQLSDLPFLLQMSTPSTINIYTAKVDYVHPIKKVLKLEAGVKSSYVQTDNLADYKYFDHGAARWKTDSRTNHFLYDENINAAYLNASKQLKKWGIQAGLRVENTIAKGTQITNNKSFLKNYTQVFPTSYITYAANRLNTFALSFGRRIDRPNYQDMNPFVYFLDKFSYREGNPNLDPQFTHNIELSHNYKGQLNSSINYTRTTDVISDIFIQNNSDSSLAYSKQNIATRRNIGLAVNYNKAISKTWTLSFFANVFNNHFSGMINNALLDVTYNSFQINTSSQFKFKKGWSAEISALYNHRNIEGSSLAEPNGMLAFGGAKQILKNKGTIRLNVRDVLYTQIYRSTTKFDNLDMRSSFRADSRTIAIAFTYRFGKNQNNVPQRQRTNASQDELKRTGQGG from the coding sequence ATGCACCGGTTAATCTTAATAATACTCTTGTTTTCCAGCTTTTCATTCCAGGCATCTTTTGCACAAGTAGGTACAGCTAGCATTTCCGGCAAAATAGTCTCTGGAAATGAAGGTGTGAATGGTGCTACTATAGCTGTTTTAAAACTTAAGGATAGTAGTGTTGTAAAAATGGCTGTCGGCGACAAAACCGGAGCCTTTGAATTAGAGAAACTGGCACCAGGAGAATACCTGTTGCGGGCTTCAGCCATCAGTTATGCAAATTATCTATCTGAGGCTATTGTGTTGCAGCCAAACCAAAAGCTGGTTATTGCCCCTATAGAACTAGCAAAAGTTGCTTCTGGATTAGAAGGTGTAAGAGTTACAGCTACCCGGCCATTGGTAGAAAATAAGATCGATAAGCTGGTTGTAAATGTAGAGGCTGCTATTTCTAATGCAGGCAGCACGGCCTTAGATGTTTTAGAAAGATCACCCGGAGTAACAGTAGACAGGGATGGAAATATTTCATTGAAAGGGAAGCAGGGAGTGATCATTTTGATTGATGGCAAACAAACTTATTTATCTGCCGCTGATCTTGGTAATTTACTGAAGAACATGCCGGCAAACCAACTGGACCAGGTAGAGATCATGTCGCAGCCTTCGGCTAAATATGATGCTGCAGGCAACAGCGGTATCATCAATATTAAGACAAAGAAAAACCAGGTGCTTGGCTACAACGGGAATCTTTCTTTGAGTTATACGCAAGGCAGGTTACCAAAAACAAACAACAGTTTTGCATTTAACAGGAGGGAAGGGCGTGTGAATTTATTTGCTACAGGCGCCGTTTCATATAATCGCAACTTCTTCAATGTTGATCTGTTACGGAATATTAGCAGTGGACCCAATACTCCTATTACATCAGTATTTGATCAACATAGCTACAACGAACGCCACAACCAGGCTAATTCATTGAAAGTCGGTATTGATTTTTTTGCTAACCGCAAAACAACATTGGGGGCTGCTGCAAGTTTCACCTTTATCAATGCCGGCGGCAGTGGTACCAGCAGCACAGATATCTTCAATGGATCAAATCAATTAAAAGCAGTCAACAAGGCGGTTACTGATTTTGATTTTGGCTGGAATAACTATACGGGGAATGTCAATTTCAGGCATTTGCTAGACACCAGTGGAAAAGAATTAACAGCTGATGTTGATGTTATTAGTTACCGTAAAACCAATCCTGGCACAACAGATAATTTTACGTACGATGCTAACCAGCAACTATCGGATCTGCCTTTCCTGCTACAGATGTCCACTCCAAGTACAATCAATATTTATACAGCTAAAGTAGATTATGTTCATCCTATAAAGAAGGTTTTAAAACTTGAGGCCGGGGTAAAAAGCAGTTATGTACAAACAGATAACCTTGCAGATTACAAATATTTTGATCATGGAGCAGCAAGATGGAAAACTGACAGCAGGACCAATCATTTTTTGTACGATGAAAACATAAACGCCGCATACCTGAATGCAAGCAAGCAACTAAAGAAATGGGGAATACAAGCGGGGCTGAGGGTAGAGAACACGATAGCGAAAGGAACACAGATCACGAATAACAAGAGCTTTCTAAAGAACTACACGCAGGTGTTCCCAACCAGCTATATTACTTATGCAGCAAACCGCCTCAATACCTTTGCTCTGTCGTTTGGTAGAAGAATTGACCGGCCGAACTACCAGGATATGAACCCTTTTGTATACTTCCTGGATAAATTCAGCTACCGCGAAGGGAATCCAAATCTCGACCCCCAGTTTACACACAATATAGAGCTGAGCCACAATTACAAGGGGCAGCTTAATTCATCTATCAACTATACACGAACCACGGATGTGATCAGCGATATCTTTATTCAAAATAACTCAGACAGTTCTCTTGCTTATAGCAAACAAAATATAGCCACCCGCAGAAATATTGGCTTAGCTGTCAATTACAACAAAGCGATCAGCAAAACCTGGACACTCAGTTTTTTCGCCAATGTATTCAACAATCACTTCAGCGGAATGATCAATAATGCGCTACTGGATGTAACCTATAACAGCTTTCAGATAAACACCAGTAGCCAGTTTAAATTTAAAAAAGGATGGAGTGCAGAAATAAGTGCTTTGTATAATCATCGGAATATAGAAGGATCGTCTTTAGCAGAACCAAATGGGATGCTCGCATTTGGAGGAGCCAAACAAATTCTAAAAAACAAAGGGACGATCAGGCTGAACGTCAGAGATGTTCTATACACCCAAATCTATAGGAGTACCACCAAGTTTGATAATCTTGATATGAGATCAAGCTTTAGAGCTGATAGCCGTACAATAGCCATTGCATTTACCTACCGCTTTGGCAAAAACCAAAATAATGTGCCGCAGCGGCAACGAACCAATGCATCACAAGATGAGCTCAAGAGGACCGGGCAGGGTGGGTAA